In one window of Nocardiopsis aegyptia DNA:
- a CDS encoding DUF2332 domain-containing protein: MVESGAQERAVAARYEAFAVHYEEGASPAYAEIARELARDRAVLDLVCALPEGNKRQPNLLLASVRYLGGPVESWARLRPWLVEHWESVRAVVLERSTQTNEVGRLACLLPVLASLPGPLALVEVGASAGLCLYPDRYRYSFDGAAPIGPAESGVVLECATSGRVPVPERVPEVVWRAGIDLNPLDVRREDDVRWLRALIWPGGAEGERTERLMGAVRVAAADPPLMVAGDLVEQVEAVVRRAPWEATVVVMHSAVLPYVPKDRVAAFVEAMGRLSGHWVANEGWRALPEWARVRPPREDDFTLALDGRVVGYTGPHGRRVAWAG, encoded by the coding sequence GTGGTCGAGAGCGGCGCGCAGGAGCGGGCGGTGGCGGCGCGTTATGAGGCGTTCGCGGTGCACTACGAGGAGGGGGCCTCGCCCGCATACGCCGAGATCGCGCGGGAGCTGGCCCGGGACCGGGCGGTGCTGGACCTGGTGTGCGCGCTTCCGGAGGGCAACAAGCGCCAGCCGAATCTGCTGTTGGCGTCGGTGCGCTACCTGGGTGGGCCGGTGGAGTCCTGGGCACGGTTGCGCCCGTGGTTGGTGGAGCACTGGGAGTCGGTGAGGGCGGTGGTGCTGGAGCGCTCCACCCAGACCAACGAGGTGGGCCGGCTGGCGTGCCTGCTGCCGGTGCTGGCGTCGTTGCCGGGGCCGCTGGCCCTGGTGGAGGTGGGGGCGTCGGCGGGGTTGTGCCTGTACCCGGACCGGTACCGGTACTCCTTCGACGGGGCGGCGCCGATCGGGCCCGCCGAGAGCGGGGTGGTGTTGGAGTGTGCGACCTCGGGGCGGGTTCCGGTGCCCGAGCGGGTGCCGGAGGTGGTCTGGCGTGCGGGCATCGACCTGAACCCGTTGGACGTGCGCCGCGAGGATGATGTGCGGTGGCTGCGGGCGCTCATCTGGCCGGGCGGGGCCGAGGGTGAGCGCACCGAGCGGTTGATGGGGGCGGTGCGGGTGGCGGCGGCCGATCCGCCGCTGATGGTGGCCGGTGACCTGGTGGAGCAGGTGGAGGCGGTGGTGCGTCGTGCGCCCTGGGAGGCGACGGTGGTGGTGATGCACAGCGCCGTGCTGCCGTATGTGCCCAAGGACCGGGTGGCGGCGTTCGTGGAGGCGATGGGGCGCCTGTCGGGGCACTGGGTGGCCAACGAGGGGTGGCGGGCGCTGCCGGAGTGGGCGCGGGTACGGCCGCCGCGGGAGGACGATTTCACGCTGGCGTTGGACGGTCGGGTGGTGGGTTACACCGGTCCGCACGGTCGGCGGGTGGCCTGGGCCGGTTGA
- a CDS encoding TIGR03618 family F420-dependent PPOX class oxidoreductase — MVVNVAGEVPVSGVPDSFLAFWRARHLCTLAGPRPDGSVHQVPVGATYDPQEHLVRVITSATSFKAVNLAARPGTRVSVCQVDGRWWSTLEGPALVVADPEEVAEAERRYALRYRPPRPNPDRVVIQVRVERVLGNVRPEPALQEPRAEAV, encoded by the coding sequence TTGGTCGTCAATGTTGCAGGTGAGGTGCCCGTGTCCGGTGTTCCCGATTCGTTTCTGGCTTTTTGGCGTGCGCGCCACCTGTGCACGTTGGCGGGTCCGCGCCCTGACGGGAGTGTGCACCAGGTGCCGGTGGGGGCGACCTACGATCCGCAGGAGCACCTGGTGCGGGTGATCACGTCGGCGACCAGTTTCAAGGCGGTGAACCTGGCGGCGCGGCCGGGGACGCGGGTGTCGGTGTGCCAGGTGGACGGGCGCTGGTGGTCGACCCTGGAGGGGCCGGCGCTGGTGGTGGCCGATCCGGAGGAGGTGGCCGAGGCCGAGCGCCGTTACGCGCTGCGCTACCGTCCGCCGCGCCCCAACCCCGACCGGGTGGTGATCCAGGTGCGTGTCGAGCGGGTGCTGGGCAACGTGCGCCCCGAACCGGCATTGCAGGAGCCGCGGGCCGAGGCGGTGTAG
- the pip gene encoding prolyl aminopeptidase, with protein sequence MSTPHAHGTLSTTDGHTLYWQAHGNPRGRPALVLHGGPGSGAHAGWTDFFDTTRHRVIMLDQRGSGHSTPSAADPRTDLSTNTTHHLVADIEALRHHLGIDSWLVLGGSWGTTLALAYAQTHPEPVRAMVLLALTTTTRREVLWITHDMRRVFPEQWERFRAAAGPDADPRDLSSAYARLLADPDPRVRFEAARAWCEWEDTHVSATPGFTPNRRYADPDFRMTFARLVTHYWSHAAFLPEGHLLAHTPDLAHIPATLVHGRLDISGPADIAYDLARAWPGADLVIVEGAGHSAGTITLHGATRAATDRYADLP encoded by the coding sequence ATGAGCACACCCCACGCCCACGGCACCCTGTCCACCACCGACGGCCACACCCTGTACTGGCAGGCCCACGGCAACCCCCGCGGCCGCCCCGCCCTGGTCCTGCACGGAGGCCCCGGCTCCGGCGCCCACGCCGGCTGGACCGACTTCTTCGACACCACCCGCCACCGCGTCATCATGCTCGACCAGCGCGGCAGCGGACACAGCACCCCCAGCGCCGCCGACCCCCGCACCGACCTGTCCACCAACACCACCCACCACCTGGTCGCCGACATCGAAGCCCTGCGCCACCACCTGGGCATCGACTCCTGGCTCGTCCTGGGCGGCTCCTGGGGCACCACCCTGGCCCTGGCCTACGCCCAGACCCACCCCGAACCCGTGCGCGCCATGGTCCTGCTCGCCCTCACCACCACCACACGCCGCGAAGTCCTGTGGATCACCCACGACATGCGCCGCGTCTTCCCCGAACAATGGGAACGCTTCCGCGCCGCCGCCGGACCCGACGCCGACCCGCGCGACCTGTCCAGCGCCTACGCCCGCCTGCTCGCCGACCCCGACCCGCGGGTGCGCTTCGAGGCCGCCCGCGCCTGGTGCGAGTGGGAGGACACCCACGTCTCGGCCACCCCCGGGTTCACCCCCAACCGGCGCTACGCCGACCCCGACTTCCGCATGACCTTCGCTCGCCTGGTCACCCACTACTGGTCCCACGCCGCGTTCCTGCCCGAGGGCCACCTGCTCGCCCACACCCCCGACCTGGCCCACATCCCCGCCACCCTGGTCCACGGGCGCCTGGACATCAGCGGCCCCGCCGACATCGCCTACGACCTCGCCCGTGCCTGGCCCGGCGCCGACCTGGTCATCGTCGAAGGAGCCGGACACAGCGCCGGCACCATCACCCTCCACGGCGCCACCCGTGCCGCCACCGACCGCTACGCCGACCTGCCCTGA
- a CDS encoding response regulator, protein MVVRVVVADDQALVRMGLRVLLEAEDDVELVGEACDGAEAVRVVRTVRPDVVLMDVRMPVMDGLEALRRIAGDEELSGTRVVVLTTFELDEYVFEALRAGASGFLIKDEDPAQMLAAVRVAAQGEALLSPSVTRRVVSAFTSRAPQRGEVPRLESLTEREREVVGLVGEGLSNEEIAGRLVVSPATARTHVSRSMVKLGARDRAQLVVFAFRAGLVR, encoded by the coding sequence ATGGTGGTGCGGGTGGTGGTCGCCGACGACCAGGCGCTGGTGCGTATGGGGTTGCGGGTGTTGTTGGAGGCCGAGGATGACGTGGAGTTGGTGGGGGAGGCGTGTGATGGGGCCGAGGCGGTGCGGGTGGTGCGCACGGTGCGGCCCGATGTGGTGTTGATGGATGTGCGCATGCCGGTGATGGACGGGTTGGAGGCGTTGCGGCGCATCGCTGGGGATGAGGAGTTGTCGGGTACCCGGGTGGTGGTGCTGACCACGTTCGAGCTGGACGAGTACGTGTTCGAGGCGTTGCGGGCGGGCGCGTCGGGGTTCTTGATCAAGGACGAGGATCCGGCGCAGATGTTGGCGGCGGTGCGGGTGGCGGCGCAGGGGGAGGCGTTGTTGTCGCCGTCGGTGACGCGTCGGGTGGTCTCGGCGTTCACCTCGCGTGCTCCGCAGCGGGGCGAGGTGCCGCGGTTGGAGTCGTTGACCGAGCGTGAGCGCGAGGTGGTGGGGCTGGTGGGTGAGGGGTTGAGCAACGAGGAGATCGCGGGGCGCCTGGTGGTCTCTCCGGCGACGGCGCGCACGCACGTGAGCCGGTCGATGGTGAAGTTGGGGGCGCGCGATCGGGCGCAGCTGGTGGTGTTCGCGTTCCGGGCGGGTCTGGTGCGCTGA
- a CDS encoding adenosine deaminase, which produces MPIPKAELHLHIEGTLEPELAFTLADRNGITLPYSDVDALRQAYSFTDLQSFLNLYYELMDVLRTPRDFTDLTEAYLARAAAQGVRHAEIFFDPQAHTSRGVDLDTVIEGLTAALDTSLARHGISTALILCFLRDRPAHEAMDTLHQARPHLDHISAVGRDSAEVGHPPAKFTEVFAAARDMGLRCVAHAGEEGPASYIWQALDLLKAERIDHGIRALDDPALLTRLAADQTPLTVCPLSNVRLRAVDHMAHHPLPALMDAGLLVTVNSDDPSYFGGYVHDNFQALHTHLGLDTEHLRRLARNSFTAAFLDPDRKRALIAQVDAHPGW; this is translated from the coding sequence ATGCCCATCCCCAAAGCCGAACTCCACCTGCACATCGAAGGCACCCTGGAGCCCGAACTCGCCTTCACCCTGGCCGACCGCAACGGCATCACCCTGCCCTACAGCGACGTCGACGCCCTGCGCCAGGCCTACTCCTTCACCGACCTGCAGTCCTTCCTGAACCTCTACTACGAGCTCATGGACGTCCTGCGCACCCCCCGCGACTTCACCGACCTGACCGAGGCCTACCTCGCCCGCGCCGCCGCCCAGGGCGTACGCCACGCCGAGATCTTCTTCGACCCCCAGGCCCACACCAGCCGCGGCGTCGACCTGGACACCGTCATCGAAGGCCTCACCGCCGCCCTGGACACCAGCCTGGCCCGCCACGGCATCTCCACCGCCCTCATCCTGTGCTTCCTACGCGACCGCCCCGCCCACGAAGCCATGGACACCCTGCACCAGGCACGCCCCCACCTGGACCACATCAGCGCCGTGGGCCGGGACTCCGCCGAAGTCGGCCACCCGCCCGCCAAGTTCACCGAGGTCTTCGCCGCCGCCCGCGACATGGGCCTGCGCTGCGTCGCCCACGCCGGCGAGGAAGGACCCGCCTCCTACATCTGGCAGGCCCTGGACCTGCTCAAAGCCGAACGCATCGACCACGGCATCCGCGCCCTGGACGACCCCGCCCTCCTCACCCGCCTGGCCGCCGACCAAACACCCCTGACCGTGTGCCCGCTGTCCAACGTGCGCCTGCGCGCCGTCGACCACATGGCCCACCACCCCCTGCCCGCCCTCATGGACGCCGGCCTGCTCGTGACCGTCAACTCCGACGACCCCTCCTACTTCGGCGGCTACGTCCACGACAACTTCCAGGCCCTGCACACCCACCTGGGCCTGGACACCGAACACCTGCGCCGACTCGCCCGCAACTCCTTCACCGCCGCCTTCCTCGACCCCGACCGCAAACGCGCCCTGATCGCCCAGGTCGACGCCCACCCCGGCTGGTGA
- a CDS encoding SHOCT domain-containing protein: MDTVTAAATAATTLAGPPWHGGPPPFAPILGALMFCLLIALALCALFFTVMRRRGGPPPWVRAHTGAPRTSPEEDARRTLADRFAKGDLTVEEFMERASALNWTPGSDEGPRRR; this comes from the coding sequence ATGGACACCGTCACCGCAGCCGCCACCGCGGCCACCACCCTGGCGGGCCCGCCCTGGCACGGCGGACCGCCGCCCTTCGCACCGATCCTGGGAGCACTCATGTTCTGCCTGCTCATCGCCCTGGCCCTGTGCGCGCTCTTCTTCACCGTGATGCGCCGCCGCGGCGGACCCCCGCCCTGGGTGCGCGCCCACACCGGAGCCCCCCGCACCTCACCCGAAGAGGACGCCCGCCGCACCCTGGCCGACCGCTTCGCCAAGGGCGACCTGACCGTCGAGGAGTTCATGGAACGCGCCAGCGCCCTGAACTGGACCCCCGGCTCCGACGAAGGACCCCGCCGCCGCTGA
- a CDS encoding sensor histidine kinase, protein MWEPWSSGRIRTLVADAVLGVLMGLVALVAARGQLAWRGRPGPGGHWGGPGWGEGPGSEAVWESVVLPWGVWAGVGLLVVAVAVRRVWPRVGVVAAAAGTGVFLAWGAGPGPVLVLAALVVFSAGIRMAPGRFVVWVGPAVVAAGLVSQAGRPWWGLLDGGAASAVVFAVGSMAVPAGAGVFVRARRESRARAEAEEVERHRFEERLRIAREVHDLVGHSLSVISMQAGVALHVVDRRPEQASVALEAIRESSRAALEELRGTLAVFRGEGVERAPLAGLGRVESLVGELRSAGRSVEVVWEGEPVEVPGAVDHAALRIVQEALTNVVRHAGDVPARVSVVFAKGELVVRVRDEGRGAGVVREGAGIAGMRERARAVGGQVDVGAVRGGGFEVVAVLPLAGER, encoded by the coding sequence GTGTGGGAGCCGTGGAGTTCTGGCCGTATCCGGACGCTGGTCGCCGATGCGGTCCTGGGTGTGCTGATGGGCCTGGTGGCGCTGGTGGCGGCGCGCGGGCAGCTGGCGTGGCGCGGTCGGCCGGGCCCGGGCGGGCACTGGGGCGGGCCGGGCTGGGGTGAAGGTCCGGGCTCGGAGGCTGTGTGGGAGTCGGTGGTGCTGCCCTGGGGTGTGTGGGCGGGTGTGGGGCTGCTGGTGGTGGCGGTGGCGGTGCGTCGGGTGTGGCCGCGGGTGGGTGTGGTGGCGGCCGCCGCGGGCACGGGTGTGTTCTTGGCCTGGGGTGCGGGGCCGGGGCCGGTGCTGGTGTTGGCGGCGCTGGTGGTGTTCTCGGCCGGGATCCGGATGGCGCCGGGCCGGTTCGTGGTGTGGGTGGGTCCGGCGGTGGTGGCGGCGGGGCTGGTGTCGCAGGCGGGTCGGCCCTGGTGGGGGTTGCTGGACGGTGGTGCGGCCTCGGCGGTGGTGTTCGCGGTGGGGTCGATGGCGGTGCCGGCCGGGGCGGGGGTGTTCGTGCGGGCGCGGCGGGAGTCGCGGGCGCGTGCGGAGGCCGAGGAAGTGGAGCGGCACCGGTTCGAGGAGCGGTTGCGTATCGCCCGGGAGGTGCACGACCTTGTGGGGCACAGCTTGTCGGTGATCAGTATGCAGGCGGGTGTGGCGTTGCACGTGGTGGATCGGCGTCCGGAGCAGGCGTCGGTGGCGTTGGAGGCGATCCGGGAGAGCAGTCGGGCGGCGTTGGAGGAGTTGCGGGGCACGTTGGCGGTGTTTCGCGGTGAGGGTGTGGAGCGTGCGCCGTTGGCGGGGTTGGGCCGGGTGGAGTCGTTGGTGGGGGAGTTGAGGTCGGCGGGGCGCTCGGTGGAGGTGGTGTGGGAGGGGGAGCCGGTGGAGGTGCCTGGCGCGGTGGACCATGCGGCGCTGCGGATCGTGCAGGAGGCGTTGACGAACGTGGTGCGTCATGCGGGTGATGTGCCGGCGCGGGTGAGTGTGGTGTTCGCCAAGGGTGAGTTGGTGGTGCGGGTGCGTGATGAGGGTCGGGGTGCGGGTGTGGTGCGTGAGGGGGCGGGGATCGCTGGGATGCGTGAGCGTGCCCGTGCGGTGGGTGGGCAGGTGGATGTGGGTGCTGTGCGGGGTGGGGGTTTCGAGGTGGTGGCGGTGTTGCCGTTGGCGGGTGAGCGGTGA